The Daucus carota subsp. sativus chromosome 9, DH1 v3.0, whole genome shotgun sequence genome window below encodes:
- the LOC135149735 gene encoding large ribosomal subunit protein eL42-like — MVNVPKTKKTYCKSKECKKHTLHKVTQYKKGKDSLAAQGKRRYDRKQSGYGGQTKPVFHKKAKTTKKIVLRLQCQGCKHVSQHPIKRCKHFEIGGDKKGKGTSLF; from the exons ATG GTGAACGTGCCAAAGACAAAGAAGACCTATTGCAAGTCTAAGGAATGCAAGAAACATACGTTGCACAAGGTGACGCAGTATAAGAAAGGGAAGGACAGCTTAGCTGCCCAAGGAAAGAGACGTTATGATCGCAAGCAGTCTGGTTATGGTGGACAGACTAAGCCAGTTTTCCACAAGAAG GCAAAGACTACTAAAAAGATTGTGCTGAGGCTGCAATGCCAGGGTTGCAAACATGTGTCACAGCATCCCATCAAG AGATGCAAGCATTTTGAGATTGGCGGAGACAAGAAGGGGAAGGGAACATCTCTGTTTTAG
- the LOC135149340 gene encoding cytosolic sulfotransferase 13-like has product MEPKTSQLPHKPVEDETLLYNQEFLEFLSGLPKERVIEKFESYQYQGFWYNPPLLHGIFNMQKHFQPCENDIFLVTAPKSGTTWLKALIYALMNREAHPPQSPHHPLLNKTPHQLVPFLEFINPSEYGSVCNSPDRTTRILATHCPLVSLPKSITDDHSPSSCKIVYLCRDVKDNFVSLFHFAQKNQWHISLEESFELYCKGFSGAGPVWDQISGYWKESLDRPHKVLFMRYEEMQNEPQFQLKRLAHFLGKPISEEDEKSGVVDQIINLCSFDTQSRLKVNNTGDLVCGLSNSSFFRKGVVGDWKNCLTIDMASKLDQITEEKFHAFGLSI; this is encoded by the coding sequence ATGGAGCCAAAAACATCACAACTCCCTCATAAGCCAGTTGAAGATGAGACACTACTCTACAACCAAGAATTTCTCGAATTCCTTTCTGGCTTGCCAAAGGAGAGAGTTATCGAGAAATTCGAATCATATCAGTACCAAGGATTTTGGTACAATCCTCCACTTCTGCATGGTATTTTTAACATGCAGAAGCATTTTCAACCCTGCGAAAATGATATCTTCCTTGTGACTGCCCCTAAATCAGGCACCACCTGGTTGAAAGCTCTGATTTACGCATTAATGAACCGCGAAGCCCACCCTCCTCAGAGTCCTCATCATCCTTTGCTTAACAAGACTCCGCATCAGCTCGTTCCTTTTCTAGAATTTATTAATCCCTCAGAATATGGCTCGGTCTGCAACTCCCCGGATAGAACCACTAGGATCCTCGCAACTCACTGTCCTCTAGTCAGCCTCCCGAAATCCATCACTGATGATCATAGCCCGTCGAGCTGCAAAATTGTTTACCTCTGCCGGGACGTCAAAGACAACTTTGTTTCACTCTTTCACTTTGCCCAGAAGAACCAATGGCACATTTCCTTGGAGGAATCTTTTGAATTGTACTGCAAAGGATTTAGTGGAGCCGGACCAGTTTGGGATCAAATCTCGGGATATTGGAAGGAGAGCTTGGACAGGCCACATAAGGTGTTATTTATGAGGTATGAAGAGATGCAAAATGAGCCTCAGTTTCAGCTCAAGCGACTTGCTCATTTTCTTGGGAAACCAATTTCTGAAGAGGATGAAAAATCAGGTGTAGTTGATCAAATCATAAATTTGTGTAGTTTCGATACTCAGAGTAGGCTAAAGGTTAATAACACGGGAGATTTGGTGTGCGGTTTAAGCAACAGTTCATTTTTCCGCAAAGGTGTAGTTGGAGACTGGAAAAATTGTTTAACCATTGATATGGCTTCTAAGTTAGACCAGATAACAGAAGAAAAATTCCATGCTTTTGGGTTATCTATATGA
- the LOC135149734 gene encoding uncharacterized protein LOC135149734 isoform X3: MNFIDRSRPRSNPDTTMANLRQFVITQYQAAPRQVKNMAQQFFNAMDRDGNKSVDYSEFKFFLVSEGLEYYAGRNLFMMLDGDGNRGLDFWEVMTLYYIIKSGRPFCFSCDIFLSGVYQVCNMCRGGPSYICNNCQQGHLAEHLQPKIRQTIRPSMNRPRAPNAGAMYPSRGHPARFSSSNSMVPVTRSAAHFSSSNSMVTMNRNNASFSSSNSMVPMNRNNASFQVRDDYSSLRTAYKAFEMAMDMADLASTLASCSIM, encoded by the exons ATGAATTTTATTGATAGGTCGAGGCCGAGGTCCAACCCGGACACTACAATGGCTAACCTTAGGCAATTCGTAATCACTCAATACCAGGCTGCGCCAAGACAAGTTAAAAACATGGCACAACAGTTCTTTAATGCTATGGACAGAGATGGAAACAAGAGTGTTGATTATTCTGAGTTCAAGTTTTTCTTGGTTTCGGAAGGTTTGGAGTACTATGCAGGCCGAAACTTGTTTATGATGTTAGACGGAGATGGCAATCGAGGTTTAGATTTTTGGGAGGTGATGACTCTGTACTACATTATTAAAAGTGGGAGGCCGTTCTGTTTTAGTTGTGACATTTTTTTGTCGGGTGTTTATCAAGTGTGTAATATGTGCCGTGGAGGTCCTTCGTATATCTGCAACAACTGTCAACAAGGCCACCTAGCAGAGCACCTTCAG CCAAAGATACGTCAAACAATACGTCCTTCAATGAATAGGCCTCGAGCACCAAATGCAGGAGCCATGTATCCTTCTCGTGGCCATCCTGCCAGGTTTTCATCATCTAATTCCATGGTTCCCGTGACTAGAAGTGCAGCTCAT TTTTCATCTTCTAATTCCATGGTTACGATGAACAGAAATAATGCTAGT TTTTCATCGTCTAATTCCATGGTTCCGATGAACAGAAATAATGCTAGT TTTCAGGTAAGGGATGACTACAGCTCATTGAGGACAGCATACAAGGCATTTGAGATGGCAATGGACATGGCAGACTTAGCTTCTACCTTGGCTTCCTGTTCTATTATGTGA
- the LOC135149734 gene encoding uncharacterized protein LOC135149734 isoform X1 has protein sequence MNFIDRSRPRSNPDTTMANLRQFVITQYQAAPRQVKNMAQQFFNAMDRDGNKSVDYSEFKFFLVSEGLEYYAGRNLFMMLDGDGNRGLDFWEVMTLYYIIKSGRPFCFSCDIFLSGVYQVCNMCRGGPSYICNNCQQGHLAEHLQPKIRQTIRPSMNRPRAPNAGAMYPSRGHPARFSSSNSMVPVTRSAAHFSSSNSMVTMNRNNASFSSSNSMVPMNRNNASFSSSNSMVPMNRNNASFQVRDDYSSLRTAYKAFEMAMDMADLASTLASCSIM, from the exons ATGAATTTTATTGATAGGTCGAGGCCGAGGTCCAACCCGGACACTACAATGGCTAACCTTAGGCAATTCGTAATCACTCAATACCAGGCTGCGCCAAGACAAGTTAAAAACATGGCACAACAGTTCTTTAATGCTATGGACAGAGATGGAAACAAGAGTGTTGATTATTCTGAGTTCAAGTTTTTCTTGGTTTCGGAAGGTTTGGAGTACTATGCAGGCCGAAACTTGTTTATGATGTTAGACGGAGATGGCAATCGAGGTTTAGATTTTTGGGAGGTGATGACTCTGTACTACATTATTAAAAGTGGGAGGCCGTTCTGTTTTAGTTGTGACATTTTTTTGTCGGGTGTTTATCAAGTGTGTAATATGTGCCGTGGAGGTCCTTCGTATATCTGCAACAACTGTCAACAAGGCCACCTAGCAGAGCACCTTCAG CCAAAGATACGTCAAACAATACGTCCTTCAATGAATAGGCCTCGAGCACCAAATGCAGGAGCCATGTATCCTTCTCGTGGCCATCCTGCCAGGTTTTCATCATCTAATTCCATGGTTCCCGTGACTAGAAGTGCAGCTCAT TTTTCATCTTCTAATTCCATGGTTACGATGAACAGAAATAATGCTAGT TTTTCATCGTCTAATTCCATGGTTCCGATGAACAGAAATAATGCTAGT TTTTCATCGTCTAATTCCATGGTTCCGATGAACAGAAATAATGCTAGT TTTCAGGTAAGGGATGACTACAGCTCATTGAGGACAGCATACAAGGCATTTGAGATGGCAATGGACATGGCAGACTTAGCTTCTACCTTGGCTTCCTGTTCTATTATGTGA